A portion of the Nomia melanderi isolate GNS246 chromosome 2, iyNomMela1, whole genome shotgun sequence genome contains these proteins:
- the SIDL gene encoding SIDL trafficking protein particle complex subunit 10 isoform X1 — protein MNCNGGLSMDGERKTYLFMDSKPIITYAGDEKLFSTVENSLLKGIPADTVEWRRSFGRPIKQVKLGASFVPFSKDILESKKDWHLIKHPIFHIYWTECSDVDTYKANIRDDIDNWLKTLTQYHIQDWMIVLVETYDIKKTNKLLPRTTVLDKIRSDFASKNGDRCFSVINSVKSEMRSAESWRGLVNRIRQLMLIAYDKTLSGFEDVIREQRENRNHPTWNFCHYFLLQEELAFVLQMLGLYDEALVQYDELDALFTQFVLNSNVGDTPHWLNLFQTPLNNWGGVNLSNGTNHHLRYLLAECKASLLDLRSYLFSRQCAMLLACNKPWEVAQRCLSFVHNTLSELRILEVQRPEGSIECWSFLCALEVLQACQLSTDNIDNNQQLDLCSLHTASLWALATDKLGSLGKLCGLMPGNEPSSEQLHTVVYLIAGMGDCEPQEEGKLTPTDKLKEALSSKEAFKKQYLEHAELAMGTYKHVGRIRSARLIGKELAQFYCELGENQKAVAFLLDALKTYTDEGWGHLAAQTQLELAQCYKRMDDVEKYTKVSAAISSLNVLHITVRNIYFEEMFGYMKMIASPQPLLVELGCAFVILSMQVKVMDKVVQDCVVNIEISIKSLFPREVKCTKAFISVEDIQKPQALNKKKGPKAPPEPLIPLLSKCTLEDMKPFDPRLRQLQVYSYINYKEDKSLASVSMIHRNTKPVVRRSDSTKHRKPSANAKGDFSKALSCDEFIMKPGTNTFTLVRRVDQPGFYKVGQLSLVIEEKLEFLSPILNPRLCYEVAKTQPTINLKCGRDLLAGLIQDIELIMSENIKITKEMKLKLRTSRGLTVQVSNSQEVMCKELETPLPVCEPFQRVRLQLKVLAELPPKKDALSMEHKLNIQCPWGVEESIPLHFGPPLMSNMKLHTAKRRKFIQIVVTGLTKQLLQLTEPELITVTSIDINFKSLNPIAGQRLIIGNGINVSFMWELEIGKDEKSMMPIKTDFHVKYMPINDAEDSHTNDDPLHIHNLQRMEKTSSIYRCNFDITDYMTLFTVYSKVEPAGNGGEFCRAGSMCHLYLTVTRILPSPTPNPPPQLMYEVLADQAMWAVCGRTAGIVSLEVVEKQNVTLDVMPLTSGYLPLPVVRLSRYIPATESKNDIRKSEIASVPRLEPFSPGQVYNASKAQQVHVLPAAPSEAN, from the exons ATGAATTGCAATGGGGGGTTGTCTATGGATGGTGAACGCAAGACATATCTCTTTATGGATTCTAAACCAATTATCACAT ATGCTGGGGATGAAAAATTGTTCTCTACAGTGGAAAATAGTTTGTTGAAAGGAATACCTGCAGATACAGTTGAATGGCGTAGATCATTCGGTAGACCAATTAAACAAGTCAAACTTGGAGCAAGTTTTGTGCCATTTTCCAAGGATATTCTTGAATCTAAGAAAGATTGGCATCTGATAAAACATCcaatattccatatttattGGACTGAATGTTCt GATGTAGATACTTACAAAGCCAATATTAGAGATGATATAGATAATTGGTTAAAAACATTAACGCAATATCATATACAAGATTGGATGATTGTATTAGTAGAAACTtatgatataaaaaaaactaataaactactACCTAGAACTACAGTTCTTGATAAAATTCGCAGTGATTTTGCTTCTAAAAATGGAGACAG AtgtttttctgtaataaattctgtaaaatcAGAGATGCGTTCAGCTGAATCATGGAGGGGTTTGGTTAATCGCATACGTCAATTAATGCTTATAGCTTATGACAAAACACTGTCTGGTTTTGAAGATGTCATTAGAGAACAAAGAGAAAACAGGAACCATCCAACTTGGAATTTCTGTcactattttttattacaa GAAGAACTTGCATTTGTTCTACAAATGTTAGGCTTGTATGATGAAGCATTAGTGCAATATGACGAATTAGATGCTCTCTTCACACAATTTGTGCTTAATTCTAATGTAGGAG ATACTCCACATtggttaaatttatttcaaactcCTTTAAATAATTGGGGAGGTGTTAATTTAAGTAATGGTACAAATCATCACTTAAGATATCTTCTAGCAGAATGTAAAGCATCATTGTTAGATCTTagaagttatttatttagtagACAATGTGCCATGTTACTAGCCTGTAATAAACCATGGGag GTTGCGCAAAGGTGCTTGTCATTTGTACATAACACATTAAGTGAACTACGAATCTTAGAAGTTCAACGACCTGAAGGATCCATCGAATGTTGGTCTTTTCTCTGTGCATTAGAGGTACTACAAGCTTGTCAATTATCAACTGACAATATTGATAACAATCAACAATTAGATCTATGCTCCCTTCACACAGCCAGTTTATGGGCTCTTGCCACAGATAAA ttagGAAGTCTAGGAAAATTGTGTGGTCTAATGCCTGGAAATGAACCCTCTAGTGAACAGTTACACACAGTTGTTTATCTTATAGCTGGTATGGGTGATTGCGAACCACAAGAAGAAGGGAAATTAACACCTACCGATAAACTGAAAGAAGCACTTTCCTCAAAAGAAGCTTTTAAAAAACAGTATCTTGAACATGCAGAATTAGCTATGGGTACTTACAAACATGTAGGTCGTATTCGGTCAGCGAGATTAATAGGAAAGGAATTAGCACAGTTCTATTGTGAACTTGGAGAGAATCAGAAAGCTGTAGCATTTTTATTGGATGCTTTAAAGACTTATACTGATGAAGGATGGGGCCACTTAGCAGCACAAACTCAATTAGAACTAGCACAATGTTATAAAAGAATGGATGatgttgaaaaatatacaaaagtcAGTGCAGCAATATCCAGTTTAAATGTGTTGCATATTACTGTtcgtaatatatattttgaagaaaTGTTTGGCTATATGAAAATGATTGCATCACCTCAGCCATTACTTGTAGAACTTGGATGTGCTTTTGTAATACTTAGTATGCAAGTTAAAGTAATGGACAAGGTAGTGCAAGATTGCGTGGTTAATATTGAAATCAGTATAAAAAGTTTATTTCCAAGAGAAGTGAAATGCACTAAAGCATTTATATCTGTTGAAGATATTCAGAAACCTCAGGCACTGAATAAAAAAAAGGGGCCAAAGGCACCACCTGAACCTCTAATCCCATT GTTATCAAAATGTACACTTGAAGATATGAAGCCATTTGATCCAAGGTTGCGTCAGTTACAagtatattcatatataaattataaagaagATAAAAGTCTTGCTTCAGTTAGCATGATACATAGAAATACTAAACCCGTTGTAAGACGTTCTGATAGTACAAAACATAGGAAACCATCTGCAAATGCAAAAGGTGATTTTAGCAAAGCATTATCATGCGACGAGTTTATAATGAAACCGGGTACGAATACGTTTACATTGGTTAGGCGTGTTGATCAGCCTGGTTTTTACAAAGTTGGTCAACTATCATTAGTCattgaagaaaaattagaattccTGTCGCCCATTTTAAATCCTCGGTTATGCTATGAAGTAGCGAAGACTCAACCaacaattaatttgaaatgcGGTAGAGACTTATTGGCAGGTCTTATTCAAGACATAGAATTAATTATGAgcgaaaacataaaaataacaaaggaaaTGAAACTTAAGTTACGTACATCTAGAGGATTAACTGTACAAGTTAGCAATTCACAAGAAGTAATGTGTAAAGAATTAGAAACACCACTGCCAGTTTGTGAACCGTTTCAAAGGGTACGATTACAATTAAAAGTTTTAGCTGAACTACCACCAAAGAAAGATGCTTTATCAATGGAACATaag TTAAACATACAATGTCCATGGGGTGTTGAAGAAAGCATACCATTACATTTTGGTCCACCACTTATGTCAAATATGAAACTTCATAccgcaaaacgaagaaaatttattcaaatagttGTAACAGGATTAACAAAACAACTTTTACAATTGACTGAACCGGAATTAATAACAGTAACATCTatagatattaattttaaaagtttaaatccAATTGCCGGCCAGAGATTAATAATAGGTAACGGAATAAATGTATCATTTATGTGGGAACTTGAAATTGGTAAAGATGAGAAATCTATGATGCCTATAAAGACTGATTTTCACGTAAAATATATGCCAATCAACGACGCTGAAGATTCACATACTAATGACGATCCTTTGCATATACATAATTTGCAAAGAATGGAGAAGACATCCAGTATTTATAGATGCAATTTCGATATAACGGATTATATG ACTTTGTTTACAGTGTACTCAAAAGTTGAACCTGCTGGGAACGGAGGTGAATTTTGTCGTGCTGGTAGCATGTGCCATCTTTATCTCACAGTAACACGTATATTGCCCAGTCCCACTCCAAATCCTCCACCTCAATTAATGTACGAGGTTCTTGCCGATCAAGCCATGTGGGCTGTATGTGGCCGTACTGCCGGCATTGTGTCGTTGGAAGTCGTAGAAAAACAAAATGTCACATTGGACGTGATGCCGCTAACCAGTGGTTACTTACCCCTTCCTGTTGTTAGATTGTCTCGATACATTCCAGCAACAGAATCAAAGAATG atATTCGAAAGAGCGAAATAGCGTCTGTCCCAAGATTAGAACCATTCAGTCCTGGACAAGTATATAATGCTAGCAAAGCGCAACAAGTTCATGTTTTACCAGCGGCTCCTTCAGAAgcaaattaa
- the SIDL gene encoding SIDL trafficking protein particle complex subunit 10 isoform X2 has translation MNCNGGLSMDGERKTYLFMDSKPIITYAGDEKLFSTVENSLLKGIPADTVEWRRSFGRPIKQVKLGASFVPFSKDILESKKDWHLIKHPIFHIYWTECSDVDTYKANIRDDIDNWLKTLTQYHIQDWMIVLVETYDIKKTNKLLPRTTVLDKIRSDFASKNGDRCFSVINSVKSEMRSAESWRGLVNRIRQLMLIAYDKTLSGFEDVIREQRENRNHPTWNFCHYFLLQEELAFVLQMLGLYDEALVQYDELDALFTQFVLNSNVGDTPHWLNLFQTPLNNWGGVNLSNGTNHHLRYLLAECKASLLDLRSYLFSRQCAMLLACNKPWEVAQRCLSFVHNTLSELRILEVQRPEGSIECWSFLCALEVLQACQLSTDNIDNNQQLDLCSLHTASLWALATDKLGSLGKLCGLMPGNEPSSEQLHTVVYLIAGMGDCEPQEEGKLTPTDKLKEALSSKEAFKKQYLEHAELAMGTYKHVGRIRSARLIGKELAQFYCELGENQKAVAFLLDALKTYTDEGWGHLAAQTQLELAQCYKRMDDVEKYTKVSAAISSLNVLHITVRNIYFEEMFGYMKMIASPQPLLVELGCAFVILSMQVKVMDKVVQDCVVNIEISIKSLFPREVKCTKAFISVEDIQKPQALNKKKGPKAPPEPLIPLLSKCTLEDMKPFDPRLRQLQVYSYINYKEDKSLASVSMIHRNTKPVVRRSDSTKHRKPSANAKGDFSKALSCDEFIMKPGTNTFTLVRRVDQPGFYKVGQLSLVIEEKLEFLSPILNPRLCYEVAKTQPTINLKCGRDLLAGLIQDIELIMSENIKITKEMKLKLRTSRGLTVQVSNSQEVMCKELETPLPVCEPFQRVRLQLKVLAELPPKKDALSMEHKLNIQCPWGVEESIPLHFGPPLMSNMKLHTAKRRKFIQIVVTGLTKQLLQLTEPELITVTSIDINFKSLNPIAGQRLIIGNGINVSFMWELEIGKDEKSMMPIKTDFHVKYMPINDAEDSHTNDDPLHIHNLQRMEKTSSIYRCNFDITDYMCTQKLNLLGTEVNFVVLVACAIFISQ, from the exons ATGAATTGCAATGGGGGGTTGTCTATGGATGGTGAACGCAAGACATATCTCTTTATGGATTCTAAACCAATTATCACAT ATGCTGGGGATGAAAAATTGTTCTCTACAGTGGAAAATAGTTTGTTGAAAGGAATACCTGCAGATACAGTTGAATGGCGTAGATCATTCGGTAGACCAATTAAACAAGTCAAACTTGGAGCAAGTTTTGTGCCATTTTCCAAGGATATTCTTGAATCTAAGAAAGATTGGCATCTGATAAAACATCcaatattccatatttattGGACTGAATGTTCt GATGTAGATACTTACAAAGCCAATATTAGAGATGATATAGATAATTGGTTAAAAACATTAACGCAATATCATATACAAGATTGGATGATTGTATTAGTAGAAACTtatgatataaaaaaaactaataaactactACCTAGAACTACAGTTCTTGATAAAATTCGCAGTGATTTTGCTTCTAAAAATGGAGACAG AtgtttttctgtaataaattctgtaaaatcAGAGATGCGTTCAGCTGAATCATGGAGGGGTTTGGTTAATCGCATACGTCAATTAATGCTTATAGCTTATGACAAAACACTGTCTGGTTTTGAAGATGTCATTAGAGAACAAAGAGAAAACAGGAACCATCCAACTTGGAATTTCTGTcactattttttattacaa GAAGAACTTGCATTTGTTCTACAAATGTTAGGCTTGTATGATGAAGCATTAGTGCAATATGACGAATTAGATGCTCTCTTCACACAATTTGTGCTTAATTCTAATGTAGGAG ATACTCCACATtggttaaatttatttcaaactcCTTTAAATAATTGGGGAGGTGTTAATTTAAGTAATGGTACAAATCATCACTTAAGATATCTTCTAGCAGAATGTAAAGCATCATTGTTAGATCTTagaagttatttatttagtagACAATGTGCCATGTTACTAGCCTGTAATAAACCATGGGag GTTGCGCAAAGGTGCTTGTCATTTGTACATAACACATTAAGTGAACTACGAATCTTAGAAGTTCAACGACCTGAAGGATCCATCGAATGTTGGTCTTTTCTCTGTGCATTAGAGGTACTACAAGCTTGTCAATTATCAACTGACAATATTGATAACAATCAACAATTAGATCTATGCTCCCTTCACACAGCCAGTTTATGGGCTCTTGCCACAGATAAA ttagGAAGTCTAGGAAAATTGTGTGGTCTAATGCCTGGAAATGAACCCTCTAGTGAACAGTTACACACAGTTGTTTATCTTATAGCTGGTATGGGTGATTGCGAACCACAAGAAGAAGGGAAATTAACACCTACCGATAAACTGAAAGAAGCACTTTCCTCAAAAGAAGCTTTTAAAAAACAGTATCTTGAACATGCAGAATTAGCTATGGGTACTTACAAACATGTAGGTCGTATTCGGTCAGCGAGATTAATAGGAAAGGAATTAGCACAGTTCTATTGTGAACTTGGAGAGAATCAGAAAGCTGTAGCATTTTTATTGGATGCTTTAAAGACTTATACTGATGAAGGATGGGGCCACTTAGCAGCACAAACTCAATTAGAACTAGCACAATGTTATAAAAGAATGGATGatgttgaaaaatatacaaaagtcAGTGCAGCAATATCCAGTTTAAATGTGTTGCATATTACTGTtcgtaatatatattttgaagaaaTGTTTGGCTATATGAAAATGATTGCATCACCTCAGCCATTACTTGTAGAACTTGGATGTGCTTTTGTAATACTTAGTATGCAAGTTAAAGTAATGGACAAGGTAGTGCAAGATTGCGTGGTTAATATTGAAATCAGTATAAAAAGTTTATTTCCAAGAGAAGTGAAATGCACTAAAGCATTTATATCTGTTGAAGATATTCAGAAACCTCAGGCACTGAATAAAAAAAAGGGGCCAAAGGCACCACCTGAACCTCTAATCCCATT GTTATCAAAATGTACACTTGAAGATATGAAGCCATTTGATCCAAGGTTGCGTCAGTTACAagtatattcatatataaattataaagaagATAAAAGTCTTGCTTCAGTTAGCATGATACATAGAAATACTAAACCCGTTGTAAGACGTTCTGATAGTACAAAACATAGGAAACCATCTGCAAATGCAAAAGGTGATTTTAGCAAAGCATTATCATGCGACGAGTTTATAATGAAACCGGGTACGAATACGTTTACATTGGTTAGGCGTGTTGATCAGCCTGGTTTTTACAAAGTTGGTCAACTATCATTAGTCattgaagaaaaattagaattccTGTCGCCCATTTTAAATCCTCGGTTATGCTATGAAGTAGCGAAGACTCAACCaacaattaatttgaaatgcGGTAGAGACTTATTGGCAGGTCTTATTCAAGACATAGAATTAATTATGAgcgaaaacataaaaataacaaaggaaaTGAAACTTAAGTTACGTACATCTAGAGGATTAACTGTACAAGTTAGCAATTCACAAGAAGTAATGTGTAAAGAATTAGAAACACCACTGCCAGTTTGTGAACCGTTTCAAAGGGTACGATTACAATTAAAAGTTTTAGCTGAACTACCACCAAAGAAAGATGCTTTATCAATGGAACATaag TTAAACATACAATGTCCATGGGGTGTTGAAGAAAGCATACCATTACATTTTGGTCCACCACTTATGTCAAATATGAAACTTCATAccgcaaaacgaagaaaatttattcaaatagttGTAACAGGATTAACAAAACAACTTTTACAATTGACTGAACCGGAATTAATAACAGTAACATCTatagatattaattttaaaagtttaaatccAATTGCCGGCCAGAGATTAATAATAGGTAACGGAATAAATGTATCATTTATGTGGGAACTTGAAATTGGTAAAGATGAGAAATCTATGATGCCTATAAAGACTGATTTTCACGTAAAATATATGCCAATCAACGACGCTGAAGATTCACATACTAATGACGATCCTTTGCATATACATAATTTGCAAAGAATGGAGAAGACATCCAGTATTTATAGATGCAATTTCGATATAACGGATTATATG TGTACTCAAAAGTTGAACCTGCTGGGAACGGAGGTGAATTTTGTCGTGCTGGTAGCATGTGCCATCTTTATCTCACAGTAA
- the SIDL gene encoding SIDL trafficking protein particle complex subunit 10 isoform X3: METAYDKTLSGFEDVIREQRENRNHPTWNFCHYFLLQEELAFVLQMLGLYDEALVQYDELDALFTQFVLNSNVGDTPHWLNLFQTPLNNWGGVNLSNGTNHHLRYLLAECKASLLDLRSYLFSRQCAMLLACNKPWEVAQRCLSFVHNTLSELRILEVQRPEGSIECWSFLCALEVLQACQLSTDNIDNNQQLDLCSLHTASLWALATDKLGSLGKLCGLMPGNEPSSEQLHTVVYLIAGMGDCEPQEEGKLTPTDKLKEALSSKEAFKKQYLEHAELAMGTYKHVGRIRSARLIGKELAQFYCELGENQKAVAFLLDALKTYTDEGWGHLAAQTQLELAQCYKRMDDVEKYTKVSAAISSLNVLHITVRNIYFEEMFGYMKMIASPQPLLVELGCAFVILSMQVKVMDKVVQDCVVNIEISIKSLFPREVKCTKAFISVEDIQKPQALNKKKGPKAPPEPLIPLLSKCTLEDMKPFDPRLRQLQVYSYINYKEDKSLASVSMIHRNTKPVVRRSDSTKHRKPSANAKGDFSKALSCDEFIMKPGTNTFTLVRRVDQPGFYKVGQLSLVIEEKLEFLSPILNPRLCYEVAKTQPTINLKCGRDLLAGLIQDIELIMSENIKITKEMKLKLRTSRGLTVQVSNSQEVMCKELETPLPVCEPFQRVRLQLKVLAELPPKKDALSMEHKLNIQCPWGVEESIPLHFGPPLMSNMKLHTAKRRKFIQIVVTGLTKQLLQLTEPELITVTSIDINFKSLNPIAGQRLIIGNGINVSFMWELEIGKDEKSMMPIKTDFHVKYMPINDAEDSHTNDDPLHIHNLQRMEKTSSIYRCNFDITDYMTLFTVYSKVEPAGNGGEFCRAGSMCHLYLTVTRILPSPTPNPPPQLMYEVLADQAMWAVCGRTAGIVSLEVVEKQNVTLDVMPLTSGYLPLPVVRLSRYIPATESKNDIRKSEIASVPRLEPFSPGQVYNASKAQQVHVLPAAPSEAN, encoded by the exons ATGGAGACAG CTTATGACAAAACACTGTCTGGTTTTGAAGATGTCATTAGAGAACAAAGAGAAAACAGGAACCATCCAACTTGGAATTTCTGTcactattttttattacaa GAAGAACTTGCATTTGTTCTACAAATGTTAGGCTTGTATGATGAAGCATTAGTGCAATATGACGAATTAGATGCTCTCTTCACACAATTTGTGCTTAATTCTAATGTAGGAG ATACTCCACATtggttaaatttatttcaaactcCTTTAAATAATTGGGGAGGTGTTAATTTAAGTAATGGTACAAATCATCACTTAAGATATCTTCTAGCAGAATGTAAAGCATCATTGTTAGATCTTagaagttatttatttagtagACAATGTGCCATGTTACTAGCCTGTAATAAACCATGGGag GTTGCGCAAAGGTGCTTGTCATTTGTACATAACACATTAAGTGAACTACGAATCTTAGAAGTTCAACGACCTGAAGGATCCATCGAATGTTGGTCTTTTCTCTGTGCATTAGAGGTACTACAAGCTTGTCAATTATCAACTGACAATATTGATAACAATCAACAATTAGATCTATGCTCCCTTCACACAGCCAGTTTATGGGCTCTTGCCACAGATAAA ttagGAAGTCTAGGAAAATTGTGTGGTCTAATGCCTGGAAATGAACCCTCTAGTGAACAGTTACACACAGTTGTTTATCTTATAGCTGGTATGGGTGATTGCGAACCACAAGAAGAAGGGAAATTAACACCTACCGATAAACTGAAAGAAGCACTTTCCTCAAAAGAAGCTTTTAAAAAACAGTATCTTGAACATGCAGAATTAGCTATGGGTACTTACAAACATGTAGGTCGTATTCGGTCAGCGAGATTAATAGGAAAGGAATTAGCACAGTTCTATTGTGAACTTGGAGAGAATCAGAAAGCTGTAGCATTTTTATTGGATGCTTTAAAGACTTATACTGATGAAGGATGGGGCCACTTAGCAGCACAAACTCAATTAGAACTAGCACAATGTTATAAAAGAATGGATGatgttgaaaaatatacaaaagtcAGTGCAGCAATATCCAGTTTAAATGTGTTGCATATTACTGTtcgtaatatatattttgaagaaaTGTTTGGCTATATGAAAATGATTGCATCACCTCAGCCATTACTTGTAGAACTTGGATGTGCTTTTGTAATACTTAGTATGCAAGTTAAAGTAATGGACAAGGTAGTGCAAGATTGCGTGGTTAATATTGAAATCAGTATAAAAAGTTTATTTCCAAGAGAAGTGAAATGCACTAAAGCATTTATATCTGTTGAAGATATTCAGAAACCTCAGGCACTGAATAAAAAAAAGGGGCCAAAGGCACCACCTGAACCTCTAATCCCATT GTTATCAAAATGTACACTTGAAGATATGAAGCCATTTGATCCAAGGTTGCGTCAGTTACAagtatattcatatataaattataaagaagATAAAAGTCTTGCTTCAGTTAGCATGATACATAGAAATACTAAACCCGTTGTAAGACGTTCTGATAGTACAAAACATAGGAAACCATCTGCAAATGCAAAAGGTGATTTTAGCAAAGCATTATCATGCGACGAGTTTATAATGAAACCGGGTACGAATACGTTTACATTGGTTAGGCGTGTTGATCAGCCTGGTTTTTACAAAGTTGGTCAACTATCATTAGTCattgaagaaaaattagaattccTGTCGCCCATTTTAAATCCTCGGTTATGCTATGAAGTAGCGAAGACTCAACCaacaattaatttgaaatgcGGTAGAGACTTATTGGCAGGTCTTATTCAAGACATAGAATTAATTATGAgcgaaaacataaaaataacaaaggaaaTGAAACTTAAGTTACGTACATCTAGAGGATTAACTGTACAAGTTAGCAATTCACAAGAAGTAATGTGTAAAGAATTAGAAACACCACTGCCAGTTTGTGAACCGTTTCAAAGGGTACGATTACAATTAAAAGTTTTAGCTGAACTACCACCAAAGAAAGATGCTTTATCAATGGAACATaag TTAAACATACAATGTCCATGGGGTGTTGAAGAAAGCATACCATTACATTTTGGTCCACCACTTATGTCAAATATGAAACTTCATAccgcaaaacgaagaaaatttattcaaatagttGTAACAGGATTAACAAAACAACTTTTACAATTGACTGAACCGGAATTAATAACAGTAACATCTatagatattaattttaaaagtttaaatccAATTGCCGGCCAGAGATTAATAATAGGTAACGGAATAAATGTATCATTTATGTGGGAACTTGAAATTGGTAAAGATGAGAAATCTATGATGCCTATAAAGACTGATTTTCACGTAAAATATATGCCAATCAACGACGCTGAAGATTCACATACTAATGACGATCCTTTGCATATACATAATTTGCAAAGAATGGAGAAGACATCCAGTATTTATAGATGCAATTTCGATATAACGGATTATATG ACTTTGTTTACAGTGTACTCAAAAGTTGAACCTGCTGGGAACGGAGGTGAATTTTGTCGTGCTGGTAGCATGTGCCATCTTTATCTCACAGTAACACGTATATTGCCCAGTCCCACTCCAAATCCTCCACCTCAATTAATGTACGAGGTTCTTGCCGATCAAGCCATGTGGGCTGTATGTGGCCGTACTGCCGGCATTGTGTCGTTGGAAGTCGTAGAAAAACAAAATGTCACATTGGACGTGATGCCGCTAACCAGTGGTTACTTACCCCTTCCTGTTGTTAGATTGTCTCGATACATTCCAGCAACAGAATCAAAGAATG atATTCGAAAGAGCGAAATAGCGTCTGTCCCAAGATTAGAACCATTCAGTCCTGGACAAGTATATAATGCTAGCAAAGCGCAACAAGTTCATGTTTTACCAGCGGCTCCTTCAGAAgcaaattaa